A window of Trichoderma atroviride chromosome 3, complete sequence contains these coding sequences:
- a CDS encoding uncharacterized protein (BUSCO:EOG092D042R), which translates to MQLTAKKNTRSLKTLDCSLVVVNNGERTTTSTRTAQLDEMIPERLGVSRAVLDAVIFCHQDESLWPLSEPSALKKRFDEIFEAQKYTKAIENLKVLRKKQVEQLSMLQNDEAHNKANKDRGERAEKRMSGLQTEIESARDQCEALTVEMQETQVRIKQKHEQANSFLQIVQNLSNKREQLEYRQDAINELKQTIDELPETDDALERALSQYEESMGRYQEEAEQNKAQYAELQQELTNHRQSQSAKLAEQGKLQSDKEKYERQLKARVQLVQEAASQYNFRGFDEDVSDQHIQVFQDKIQKLLTEKRRELERLQKENAAELDKATGVITELEGRKAARTQDRVSAKQRMGAIEKRTSVLQNEAGNIDVDEGAKAILDGQLDELESRFKHAQQELEKSNWDQQLTEANDKQWQLDNENEKLGRELVECTRLASERAQLELRKKEMSDRKRKLDTLIETWKPKLSNTLGDDWEPHTLESRFQSIQSRQSKAVQEAQKRRDQTRQKQQKVEYRLKTAKETHGKKTQEMNQMKQKVVAALQNVRDNAVVEDYVDEVAAVEQQVEELRTDLSLFDALFDYYNKCKRMLDTQKKCRLCDRHFDDGQSAALDRLSKKIDKHLDPKGKVDTEKDLKEAVDNLEALRAVRSAFDTYERLSAELPALQDEWKTAENEFETLEKELEDEDALVAAAEEKLRDLGDLSKTVANISQTVREIKDAETQVDRIVSQQSSGGVTRSVEEIHELQSSISEQIRTLKNKITKLTADRQRMKDQVNSLELEKSELRNKIGRAAGQLEKKKDLQNQIQSLKEDYTHQREVIQRTDEELEKLEPSITEARSARDETLRHGRSKEQVITDERDAITSSIAEIKKMDNDIQDYVDRGGMTNLSSNQRALASLDTAISTTEKEIADLTVRTNKLKQDIDSGDRKRKNFNDNLNYRKHLRTLDVLRKDIEDLEDRNAHEDYERLEAEARSLENTANRLLAERGSVMGTMKSKDEELGRLLQEWDMDFKDAKHKYRESHIRVETTKAAIQDLTQCGSAVDKAVMQYHSMKMEDVNRIASELWQTTYQGTDIDTILIRSDNETANNKRNYNYRLCMVKQDTEMDMRGRCSAGQKVLASIIIRLALAESFGVNCGLIALDEPTTNLDRDNIKSLAESLHRIIKTRQQQSNFQLIVITHDEEFLRHMRCSDFCDSFFRVKRDEKQNSVISRESITKIF; encoded by the coding sequence ATGCAGCTCactgccaagaagaacacCCGATCGCTAAAGACGCTTGACTGCTCGCTGGTGGTCGTGAACAATGGGGAGCGGACGACAACATCAACCAGAACAGCACAGCTTGACGAAATGATTCCCGAACGACTCGGCGTTTCTCGCGCTGTCCTCGATGCTGTCATATTCTGCCACCAAGATGAATCGCTTTGGCCATTAAGCGAGCCTTCAGCCTTGAAGAAGCGCTTCGACGAGATTTTCGAGGCCCAAAAATACACAAAGGCAATCGAGAACCTAAAGGTGCTTCGGAAAAAACAGGTGGAGCAGCTTTCGATGCTGCAGAACGACGAGGCCCACAACAAGGCCAACAAAGATAGAGGCGAACGGGCTGAGAAGCGTATGAGTGGGCTCCAAACTGAGATTGAATCGGCTCGCGACCAGTGCGAAGCTCTTACCGTCGAGATGCAGGAAACACAGGTTAGAATAAAACAGAAGCATGAACAGGCCAACAGCTTCCTCCAGATCGTGCAAAATCTCAGCAACAAGCGGGAGCAGCTTGAATACCGTCAAGATGCCATTAATGAGCTCAAACAGACAATTGATGAATTGCCTGAAACTGATGATGCACTGGAGCGCGCTCTATCCCAGTACGAGGAAAGTATGGGGCGCTACCAGGAAGAGGCTGAGCAGAATAAGGCACAGTACGCCGAGCTCCAACAAGAACTGACGAACCACCGCCAAAGTCAATCAGCAAAGTTGGCCGAACAGGGAAAACTACAGTCTGACAAGGAGAAATATGAACGACAGCTAAAAGCGCGAGTGCAGTTGGTCCAGGAGGCTGCGAGCCAATACAACTTTAGAGGGTTTGATGAAGACGTAAGCGATCAGCATATACAAGTTTTCCAAGACAAAATTCAAAAGCTCTTGACTGAAAAGAGGCGAGAATTGGAACGACTACAAAAGGAGAACGCCGCGGAGCTAGATAAGGCTACAGGTGTGATTACTGAGCTTGAGGGGCGCAAAGCGGCCAGGACTCAAGATCGCGTCTCTGCCAAACAGCGCATGGGGGCTATAGAAAAGCGTACAAGCGTCCTTCAGAATGAAGCTGGGAACATTGACGTTGATGAGGGAGCCAAGGCTATTCTTGACGGACAGCTTGATGAGCTGGAATCCAGATTCAAGCATGCTCAGCAAGAACTGGAAAAGTCCAACTGGGACCAACAGCTGACTGAAGCCAATGATAAGCAGTGGCAGCTGGACAACGAAAATGAGAAGCTTGGTCGCGAGCTCGTTGAGTGCACGCGACTGGCGTCGGAGCGCGCACAGCTAGagctgaggaagaaggagatgtcAGATCGGAAACGAAAACTTGACACTCTGATAGAGACGTGGAAGCCCAAGCTTAGTAACACCCTCGGAGACGACTGGGAGCCGCATACTCTGGAATCTCGATTCCAATCGATtcaaagccgccaaagcaAAGCCGTACAAGAGGCGCAAAAGCGTCGGGATCAGACGAGgcagaaacagcaaaaaGTAGAGTACAGGCTAAAAACTGCCAAAGAGACGCACGGTAAGAAGACGCAAGAGATGAATcaaatgaagcaaaaagttgTTGCTGCGCTGCAAAACGTACGCGACAATGCGGTGGTAGAAGACTATGTGGACGAAGTTGCTGCTGTGGAACAACAGGTTGAAGAGCTCCGGACCGATCTCAGCCTTTTTGATGCCCTATTTGACTATTACAATAAGTGCAAGCGCATGTTGGATACCCAGAAGAAATGCAGGCTGTGCGATCGTCATTTTGACGATGGCCAAAGCGCAGCTCTTGACCGCCTGAGCAAGAAGATCGATAAGCACTTGGAtccaaaaggcaaagtcgATACTGAAAAGGACTTGAAAGAGGCTGTGGATAATCTGGAAGCGCTGCGTGCGGTGCGATCAGCATTTGATACGTATGAGCGGCTTTCAGCAGAGCTGCCCGCTCTCCAAGACGAATGGAAAACTGCTGAAAATGAATTCGAAACGCTAGAAAAAGAActcgaagatgaagacgctttggttgctgcagcagaggAGAAGTTAAGAGACCTCGGAGATTTGTCTAAAACGGTTGCAAACATTTCCCAAACTGTTAGAGAAATCAAAGACGCTGAGACCCAGGTGGACCGCATCGTGTCCCAGCAATCGTCCGGCGGGGTGACTCGCAGCGTGGAAGAGATTCATGAGCTTCAGTCAAGCATATCCGAGCAGATCAGAACTCTGAAGAATAAAATTACCAAGCTCACAGCCGATAGGCAGCGGATGAAAGACCAAGTCAACTCACTTGAACTTGAGAAGAGTGAGCTGCGGAACAAGATTGGTCGCGCCGCAGGACagcttgagaagaaaaaggaccTTCAGAACCAGATACAGTCACTCAAGGAAGACTACACCCACCAGCGCGAAGTGATCCAGAGGACCGACGAGGAATTGGAAAAATTGGAGCCCAGCATTACAGAGGCACGGTCAGCTCGCGATGAGACACTACGCCATGGTCGATCAAAAGAACAGGTCATTACTGACGAGCGAGATGCCATTACCAGTTCCATCgccgagatcaagaagatggacaATGATATCCAAGACTATGTTGATCGCGGTGGCATGACCAACCTCTCATCTAACCAGCGTGCCCTCGCCTCTCTCGACACAGCTATCAGCACTACAGAGAAGGAGATCGCCGATCTTACAGTACGGACCAATAAACTCAAGCAGGACATTGATAGCGGAGATcggaaaaggaagaattTTAATGATAATCTGAATTATCGCAAACACTTGCGGACTCTCGACGTTCTGCGCAAAGACATTGAGGACCTCGAAGACCGAAATGCTCACGAAGACTACGAAAGGCTTGAGGCAGAGGCCCGTTCTCTGGAGAACACAGCCAACCGGCTGTTAGCAGAGCGTGGATCTGTCATGGGCACAATGAAGTCGAAGGATGAAGAGCTCGGCCGCCTCCTACAAGAGTGGGACATGGACTTCAAGGACGCCAAGCACAAGTACCGTGAATCCCATATCCGCGTGGAAACTACAAAGGCGGCGATCCAAGACCTGACCCAATGCGGCTCTGCTGTCGACAAGGCGGTGATGCAGTACCATTCCATGAAAATGGAAGACGTCAATCGCATCGCGAGCGAGCTATGGCAGACAACGTACCAGGGCACCGACATTGACACCATCCTTATCCGCTCAGACAACGAAACAGCCAACAATAAACGCAACTATAACTACCGCCTGTGCATGGTCAAACAGGACACCGAGATGGACATGCGGGGCCGCTGCTCGGCAGGCCAGAAAGTCCttgccagcatcatcatccgCCTGGCCCTGGCGGAGTCGTTTGGCGTCAACTGCGGGCTCATTGCGCTGGACGAGCCGACGACCAACCTGGACAGGGACAACATCAAGTCTCTGGCGGAGAGTCTGCACCGCATCATCAAgacgaggcagcagcagagcaacTTTCAGCTCATTGTGATTACGCACGACGAGGAATTTTTAAGACATATGCGGTGCAGCGACTTTTGCGATAGCTTTTTCAGGGTGAAGAGGGATGAGAAGCAGAATAGTGTGATTTCAAGGGAGAGCATTACCAAGATCTTTTAG
- a CDS encoding uncharacterized protein (EggNog:ENOG41) — translation MSHGPPPLHEDLFSFANFDVLPAFLGGHSHAIPVSTSMADALSTDDGSMAFLDSDIIESFGGDLSMSLGSAASVLDGDSGGMGSDMISPEAILNAENQFNPVANDVPGAGPLPAAAFTPGNAASQPNNSNNSLTEFTKRKNWPAKVVEELSDLLQLLDSNGRIKFSSPSITALAGYTVEEVQDVFLKDLIHPDDQGVLVSELHESIATGNSLRMFYRMRKKDGTYAIFEAVGHAHIAAARFAPNPNNQSPFCQAVFMMARLYPTKNATLLDSFLEHKIENERLRRRIAELRREEEAEVEEAQRQWAQSRDGRSDITPSEGTGMSLTPLPRMGQEMISSENDDGALTRKNLEDATSKSRQDSLRDKMARIEASSADTIALLTGIENGERMATGNRSPTLIKGDAGIAIPMDRENRSGEKKKKLKLAEEYVCTDCGTLDSPEWRKGPNGPKTLCNACGLRWAKKEKKRNNSIGTPLSKPTATPAAG, via the exons ATGTCCCACGGGCCGCCTCCACTCCACGAAGACCTGTTCAGCTTCGCCAACTTCGATGTCCTCCCCGCGTTCCTGGGAGGCCACAGCCACGCCATCCCAGTCTCAACCAGCATGGCCGATGCGCTCAGCACCGACGACGGCAGCATGGCTTTTCTCGACAGCGACATCATCGAGAGTTTTGGTGGCGACTTGTCCATGAGCTTGGGCTCGGCAGCGTCTGTGCTAGACGGCGACAGCGGCGGAATGGGCAGCGACATGATCTCGCCAGAGGCCATCCTCAACGCAGAGAACCAGTTCAATCCGGTTGCCAACGACGTGCCCGGTGCGGGGCCTCTGCCAGCGGCCGCATTCACTCCAGGAAACGCAGCGAGCCAgcccaacaacagcaacaactcGCTGACCGAGTTCACCAAGCGCAAGAACTGGCCGGCAAAGGTGGTCGAGGAGCTCAGCgacctgctgcagctcctcgaTTCCAATGGACGCATCAAGTTCTCGTCTCCCAGCATCACGGCATTGGCGGGGTACACCGTCGAGGAGGTCCAGGACGTTTTTTTAAAGGACTTGATCCATCCCGACGACCAGGGCGTGCTTGTCTCCGAACTCCATGAATCCATCGCAACCGGCAACTCTTTACGCATGTTCTATcggatgaggaagaaggacgGCACGTATGCGATATTCGAGGCCGTCGGCCATGCCCACATTGCGGCTGCTAGGTTTGCTCCAAATCCAAACAACCAGTCGCCTTTTTGCCAGGCTGTCTTTATGATGGCGCGACTATACCCCACGAAGAACGCCACACTTCTGGATTCGTTTTTGGAACACAAGATAGAAAATGAGAGGCTGAGGCGCCGCATCGCTGAGTTgcggagagaagaagaggcagaagtGGAGGAGGCACAAAGGCAGTGGGCGCAGAGCCGAGACGGGCGGTCAGACATCACTCCATCCGAGGGGACCGGCATGTCGTTGACACCACTTCCCAGAATGGGCCAGGAGATGATATCGTCAGAAAACGATGACGGCGCTTTAACGAGGAAAAACCTAGAGGATGCCACGTCAAAAAGTCGCCAGGACTCGTTGCGTGATAAAATGGCTCGGATCGAAGCGTCCTCAGCGGATACCATAGCGTTGTTGACCGGCATAGAGAATGGAGAGCGGATGGCTACCGGTAACCGCAGCCCTACCCTCATCAAAGGCGATGCCGGAATTGCTATTCCCATGGATCGGGAGAATAGAtcaggagagaagaagaagaagctgaagctggcagaAGAATACGTCTGCACTGATTGCG GCACTCTCGACTCTCCAGAATGGCGAAAGGGACCCAATGGGCCAAAGACGCTCTGCAACGCCTGCGGGTTGCGGtgggcgaagaaggaaaagaagcgcaACAACAGTATCGGCACGCCATTGTCTAAGCCAACGGCAACTCCAGCTGCAGGCTAA